The sequence ATTAACAACCAATATACAGAGGCAGCCAATCCAAGTGGTACGAACCGACCTTTTGTCGAAGTCACGCATATGGATCATAAGTATGGGGTGAAATCCGGATTTCTGAATCTAAAGTCAGGCATAGTTCCAGTATTCACGGCGCATTTCCCCATCTATCGCACGCCAAGTGATGAGGTACTGGCAGACCTGGCGATTGATTTCCGATTAACAGAGCTAGAGGGGATCGCCAGATCCATGTACAATTCGGATACGGAGGAGCGACTGTATGTCCTGAATGAACAGGGGCAAGCCTTGTTTGCCTCTGATCCGCAGTGGATCGGTAAAACGTTCGCGGCAGGCTGGAGCAAGCTTCCGGCAGGGAAGGAACTCGGCCATTTCACCTGGACAAAGGATGGGTTTAAAGGCATCGTAATGTTTAGACATATAGATGATCCATTGTTCAAGGGCAGCATTATTAAGCTGGTTCCTTATGAGGATCTATATGGTGATGCCAGAATCATTACCAGAATCAATACCGGAATCGGGATTGTGTTCCTTATCCTTGGAGGCATTATGGCGGTTCTGATATCGATCGGTTTTACGAGACCGATAAAGAAATTGATCTCTTTTACACAGAAGGTTCAGATCGGGCAGTTGGACGCCTTTGTGGATGTGGAGCGGGAGGACGAATTCGGACTCTTAACCCGTAAAATCACCGGAATGACCCGGACGATCAACAATTTGATCGTTAAGGAGTACCGTTTGGAGATTGCCAATAAGACGAATCAGCTCAAGGCGCTACAAGCTCAGGTCAATCCGCACTTTTTGTATAATGCCCTGCAGTCTATCGGCAGCTCCTCTCTGCGCTATAATGCACCGCAGGTATATGAGCTCATCTATTCACTTGGCAGTATGATGAGATACTCTATGAATACTGAACGGACGCAGGTTCCGCTGCAGGATGAGATCGAGCATGTGGAGAATTATATGGTTCTGCAAACGGAACGGTTCGGAGAGGACAATCTGCGGCTCGATATCGATATAGAGGAAGCAGTGCGGGATGTAGTAGTACCCAAAATGATACTGCAGCCTATCGTGGAGAATATTTTTAAGCATGGCTTCGTCGATGGAATCAGCCAAGGGGTTATTTCTATAACCTGCTTCTTGGATGCTAACCATCGATTGGTTATTGTTATTCAGGATAACGGCAAAGGAATCACATCTGCACGGCTGGAAGAAATCGAAGCAAGCTTGGCAACTATTGATAAGACTGAGCAGGAGGAGATCGGATTACGCAACGTGCTAGCCAGACTGCGGCTGCAGATTAGTGGAGAGGCACAGCTATTACTGCAGGGAGATGCCGGTAAGGGAGTCGTTGTCACATTGATCATTCCACTGGCTGAAGATATTGGAGAATTGTAAAGGAGTGATGAAATGATGAAGGTGCTGATTGTAGATGATGAGAAGCATGTGCGTGAGGCTATCCGTTATTTTGTTCCATGGGAGAAGTATGGAATTTCTGATATCTGTGAAGCAACCAATGGCCAAGAGGCGATAGATATGATTATGGAGCAGCAGCCTGCGATTGTCTTCACTGACATGCGTATGCCTCTGGTAGACGGGGCGCAGTTGCTAGAGTGGCTGCATCAGCATTCTCCTAATACAAAAACAATTGTTATTAGCGGTTACCAGGATTTTAATTATGTGAAGCCCGCGATAGTCTATGGAGGCACGGATTATTTGCTCAAGCCGCTGAACAGCAAGCAATTGATCGCTGCCGCTGAGCATGCCTTTAAGCTATGGCAGGAGGAAGAACGGGAGCGGGAGCAGGCTTTTCGCCAGAATATGCAGTTGAATGTGCTGCGTCCGTTGTATTGGGACAAAGTGCTATCAGATCTACTCTCCTGCAATGCCTCCTTTCAGGAGCTGCAGCCTGCACTATCCGATGAACTCGGCATGTGTAGGGATGCGGAGAGCTGCAGCATTGCAGTCATTTCCTTACAGGCAGCCAACTGCCGTTTATTGCAGAGATTTCATGGTGATTTGCAGCTGACATCTTTTGTTCTGGCAAATGTCTGCAACGAAGTACTCTCTCCGCAGAGGAATGGGTTCGCTTTCCGTTACTGGCAGACAGGCGTCGATATAGTAATTCTGTTCTGGGATGATGCGTCAGAAGCGCACAAGTGGCTGCTACGCATTAATGAGGCTATTAGATTAGCGTACGGAGTAGAAGTGGATATGGGTTTAAGTCTAGTGAATTCCTTCCCGCAGCAGTTACACACTGCTTTTATGCAGGCACAACAAGGCTTAAGTGAGCGGAATCTTCTCCATAGAGCGGAACGGATTCATCTCTACAAGGATGAGCCCAGAGAGGGTGGGTCTGTAGAAGACCACGCTTTTCAAGCCTACATAGATAAGTTGAAGATAGCCGTCCTGTCCGGAGAAACCGATCGAATGAACCTAACTGTCGAGGATTGGACAGAGCAGCTTGCCGGGATGAGCATGCTCACGGAGAGCAACTTTCTGCGCATGCAGGAAGAGATCAGGGGAGTTCTTCTGCGCCTCCAGCATGAGGACAATACCCAATTTGAGCTTTGTTATGATGAAGAGGGATTGTTCTCTGTGGAAGGCTGGAGGGATCAATTAAAGGCACTTCTGCTGCGACTATCCAAAGAAAATAAGCTCTCCGAGACTTCTGACAGTCGGCTTGTGCTCGAAATCAGAGATTATCTGGATCAGAACTATCAACAGGACATGACACTTCAGCATATCGCCGAACGCTTTTTTATCAGCAGGGAGAATGTATCGCGCAAGTTCAAGCAGATCACCGGTGAGAACCTGTCCGATTATTTAACCAATCTAAGAATAGCCAAAGCTAAGTCTCTACTGCAGAATACGAACTTACGGCTATCTAAGATTTCAGAACTGGTGGGTTATGAGGATGAGAAATATTTCAGTCGGGTCTTTAAGAAAGCCACCGGACAGACGCCGAGGGAATACCGCAAGCAATAAATGTAGCATTTTTACTTTTTTATTTTTTATTCATAATTTCGTCATCTTCCCTATAGGAATGCCTACTAGAATGAAGTTATAAATCAGATGGGGAGTGCTAAAATGGCTAGAATATTAATTACAGACGATGCAGCTTTCATGCGGATGATGGTCCGTTCAGCACTAGAATCCAAAGGGCATGAAATTGTTGGTGAGGCAGCAAACGGTGAGGAAGCAATAAAAGCATATAAACAATGTAAACCAGATGTGGTTACCATGGACATTACAATGCCAGATATGGATGGTGTTACGGCGGTGCGGAGTATCATTGAATTCGATCCCAAAGCCAAAATTATTATGTGCAGTGCTATGGGGCAAACGGTAATGGTTATGGATGCTCTGAAGGCGGGAGCCAAGGATTTTGTTGTTAAGCCTTTTCAGCCTGATCGTTTACAGCAAGCTATCGATAAACAATTATAGAATTGAAAGGGGATGCCGATATGATTAATGTACAGGATACTCAAGTGAAGGCAGTTCTTACGGGTTTAGAGAAGGTATTGACAGGGTATTTAGGCCTTACTGTCAGCGTGGGTACTCCTTCGACTCAACAGCCATTTGTGAATACAGATAACGTTTCGGTTATGGTTGGTATGACTGGAGATATTCGCGGCGAGATCATTTTAAGTCTGGATTATGATGTTCTAAAGAATATTGTCAGCACGATGTGCGGTTTTAAGGTTGAAACGATTGATGAAATGGGCTGGAGTGCATTTGCCGAGTTTGGTAATTGGGTTGGAGCGGCCTGCTGTTCGGCATTTAATGATCTTCAACTAAATACGAATATCACCCCTCCGGTAATTCATGAAGGGAAAGGCAGTCTTAGAACAAGCAGCAAATTTATCAGCGTACCGGTTTATGCCAATGATCAAATCATCGTAGCACATCTCAGTTTAGGTGAATGATGGGCGCGCGCAAGGTACCGTATGAATGGGGAGAACTGTTCATGAATCATTTGAAAATGTTGCGTTTATATGTGGGACTGTCCTTAATAGCAATCTTTGTTATGGGCTTTCTGGCTACCTGGCTGAATCCGAAAGATCCCAATTTGGATGTTACAGAAATCGTCTTCCTATCAATCGGCGCACTTTTCCTGATGGCTACCTTCTTCTCAGAGAAGATAAAGCAAAATTCTGAACTTTTGTTGTTTGGATATCTCTGGATTATTTCTGCAGGAGCTTTCGTCTCTCTGATGCAGCAGCATTATAATTCGATGCTGTTGATTGGTGTACTTATGATGTATTTCATTATAAGTCAGATTCTCCCTTCCCTGAATCATCTGAAGATCTATATGGTAGCCATTGAGCTGGAATTGATTTTGTTTTTATTCATCTCGGCTGATTTTAAGGAAGCTGTATTTGCGCTCGTCATATTTATTTTGGCAAGTACCATTATCTACTTGTCCACAGGCAAGCGTTTACAGATGATTACGAAGTATCAGGAGACTGAGAATGCTCTGCGTGTAATGGTGCAGGAGAAGAATCTATATGAACGAGCTGTTCGTGATGTTGGAACAGGAGTTGTCATTGCGGATGCGTTAGTGTCTGGATTTCCAATCATTTACGTTAACGATGCCTTTACATCTATTACGGGCTATACGAGTGAAGAAGTTGTGGGACGTTCCTGCAAATTTCTGCAGGGCAAAGACACTAAAGAGGAGCACAGGGAACAAATCCGTGATGCTCTGAATTATCATTCCAAGGTAAAGCTGGAAATCTTGAATTACCGAAAGAATCATGAGCCGTTCTGGAATGAACTTGTAATTACTCCCCTCAAGGATGAGACAGGAATTACGACACATTTCATCGGACTTCAGACTGATGTAACGAAACGTCAGCAGTTAATGCAGAGTGAGCAGCAATCACGCGTTATGCTGGAGCGGGTGCTCCGAGATTTGAAAGATGCAGTCATCGTAATGCGTCCAGACCAGCTACAGCTCCAACCTGTCATGATGAATGCCGCTGCACAAGCGATTTTCAAATCTCTTGACAGTTCGATCCTCCCACAGCTGGATGCCTATAAAGAGCTGATCTACAGCCTAATGTCAGGGGACAAAGCAATTGAACAGGAAATACAGCTGCAGGTTGATGAAGGTATTCACTACTATCGTGTTGTGATAAGCAGACTTGATGAGTTAGTCATGCTCACGTTTAATGATATTACTATTCACAAGGAAAGCGAACATCAATTAGTCATGAATAAGATTGATTTGGAGCAGAGAAATCAAGCGAAGGATCAATTCATGAAAATGCTCAGTCAAGAGTTTCGTACCCCTTTGAATGCGATGAGAGACATCGCGCGGGAACAAGAACACGATATGTTTACTTCCGAGGAAAAACTTAAATTAAAGTACTCCTCCGAGCATCTGCTATCCTTAATCGATCGTTTCCTGGATTATTCCGCCATGGAGAATGGTGAGCTGCATATTGCTGCCCTTCCGTTCAACCTCCATGAACTTGTATTGGAAGTATCCGATAATTATCGCAGTGATATCGAAAATAAGTTGCTTGACTTTCGGGTGAAAGTTGAACAATTGCCAAACATACTGGTTCTCGGTGATTCCCAGAGAATCATGCAAATTGTGGAGACACTTCTTGACAATGCCGTGAAATTTACGCAACAAGGGTATATAGAAATCGTCGCGGCGGTTCGTCCACACCGGGAACTCGGTAAGTTATGGTTCATGCTTACAATTAAAGATACAGGCGTTGGTATTTCCGAAGAAATGGCTGATGATATTTTCCAACCCTTCTTCCAGTTGGATGCGGCGTCACCGAGAGAATATGAAGGTATGGGGTTTGGACTTGCTCTTTCTCGGAAGCTTTCGGAAACGCTTGGAGGAACGATTAGCTATCAAAGCAGGCTAGGGGAAGGTACAACATTTGTCATGAAGCTCCCGGTTACCCCCGCTTCGCCGGAGGATTCAAAGTTGCGTCTTGACCGGAAGTTAAGCATATTGCTGGCAGAGGATAATATAGACAATCAGAATTTATTTCTGGCCTTTGTGAAGAAAATGAATTGTTCGGTAGATGTTGCCGTTAACGGATTTGAAGTGGTGAAGGCATTTACCGAAGGCTCTTACGATATGGTCTTTATGGATATCCAAATGCCTTTAATGGATGGCTACGAAGCTACAAGACTGATCCGCGCTTGGGAATTAAGTGAAGGATTTGAGCCGACTGCGATTATTGCGCTTACTGCACACGCATTTGAGGAGCACCGCAGAGCCAGTTATGAAGCTGGATGTACGGACTTCCTGGAGAAACCAATCTTTATGGATCAATTGTTTCAAATGATCCGGCGATATGGTTTGGGCAGCGCTAGAGAGACTGGAGGCGAGCGGGATGTCTGGACAACCGATAGAGATTTGGATTGACGAGGATATAGCTGATCTTATTCCAGGGTACCTCGAACGACGTGAAGAGGATTTAGCTACAATTACTACAGCCTTTCAACAAGGTGATTTTGAGAAAATCCAGAATATCGGACATTCTTTAAAGGGGAGCGGTGGCGGATATGGATTGCAGATGATTTCAGTAATCGGGCGCCATTTGGAAGAATCCGCGGCTCTTGAAGATATTGACTGCATTCAATTATGCCGCTATCAATTACAGCATTATCTAAATAACCTGGTGATATTTATTAAACCATGCGCACGTTAGGAAACGGGGAAATGCAATGAGGAGAGATACGTCATTATCCTTATTTCAATGGATATGGAGAACGTATATAAAAACGGCTATCGTACCCTTAGTGTTAGTTGAAATAGTATTTATCAGCATATTTTTTGTGACAAATGAGTGGTCACGACAACGACAGATACAGAGTATGAAGAATGAAGTATTAAATGAGCTGCAGATTGTTGCCGGACAAGAGGCAGGTATGATTGGAAATCAGACACATCGGATATCTATACTAACCGATGTGTTCCGAGATTCTGTTTCTGATGCGTTGCACTCCGGACAGGCGATTTCTGCAGAAGATCGCGAGCGGCTGAAGCAGAATGCAAATGGTGCTTATTATTCAACAGCAAACAGTTCTACTGGTGGAGCTGCTGTATTTTATAGTGGCGTCACAAAAGTTGGAGTTGAAGAGAAGAACAAGGTGGGGCGTCTGTTATCGCTGCAGCCGGTTATGAAGTCGATGGTAACGCGCGAGCCGCTTGCGACAGCGATATACTTTAACACATTTGATTCCTTGAATATCATTTATCCATATATGGATGTTATTAATCAATATGCCCCCAAACAAAATATCCCTTCGTTTAATTTCTATTATGAAGCAGATGCCAAGCACAATCCGGAGCGAAATGCGGTCTGGACAGATGCCTATTTAGACCCTGCTGGAAACGGCTGGCTGGCCTCCTCTATTGCCCCAGTGTACAACAACAATGTACTAGAGGGTGTAGTAGGGATAGATGTTACAGTGGAGAACTTAAGAAAAGATGTTCTGGAGTTGGATATTCCCTGGAATGGTCTTGGCATATTAGTCGGCAAAAACGGTAAGGTACTGGCTATGCCTGAACAAATAGAGAAGTTGTTTGGCATCAAGGAGCTTACCTCTCATAATTATCGGAACCCCGTTCTTGAAGATACGTTCAAGCCTGACGAATTCAATCTATTTGCTCATAAAGATCTCAAGAGTATCGCTGCTAAACTTGCCTCGAATAAGAATGGATTGAGTGAAATAGAGATTGGCGGTAAGATGCAAATTTTGGCTTGGTCTACAGTAGATACTACTAATTGGAAATTCGTGGTATTATCTGAAGAGGATACTATATTTGCTGAGACGAACCGCCTGGAACTCAAACTGGATCAAATCGGAATGTATCTGATTTTTGGACTCGTTTTTTTCTACACTATATATTTTGCCATCCTGTACTGGCGCGCCCGGGTCATGAGCCGGAAAATGTCCAAGCCACTCCATATTATCAACAATATCGCTATTGGCATTGGAAATGGTAGATATGAACAGCTTATTCCTGATATTGAAGTCTATGAGATGAAAGAGACAGCTACTATACTGGCTGCAGTGGGTAGGAAGCTTGGAAATAGTAATAAGAATTTGCTCGAAGTAAGGAA comes from Paenibacillus sp. 19GGS1-52 and encodes:
- a CDS encoding sensor histidine kinase, with product MFRNSIRTRLMTLVLLASVIPSGISVTFSYLYTKQSVTEQSVKQNTKLLTLGETNLSNYFSGMNQRAMSLYSGINVPGSFYTALLIAKSPDKVPAGSTVSDNRAIISTQLYNMFLSDQNTYQIHLFVKAPKQSNTLRGGLFRQEINNQYTEAANPSGTNRPFVEVTHMDHKYGVKSGFLNLKSGIVPVFTAHFPIYRTPSDEVLADLAIDFRLTELEGIARSMYNSDTEERLYVLNEQGQALFASDPQWIGKTFAAGWSKLPAGKELGHFTWTKDGFKGIVMFRHIDDPLFKGSIIKLVPYEDLYGDARIITRINTGIGIVFLILGGIMAVLISIGFTRPIKKLISFTQKVQIGQLDAFVDVEREDEFGLLTRKITGMTRTINNLIVKEYRLEIANKTNQLKALQAQVNPHFLYNALQSIGSSSLRYNAPQVYELIYSLGSMMRYSMNTERTQVPLQDEIEHVENYMVLQTERFGEDNLRLDIDIEEAVRDVVVPKMILQPIVENIFKHGFVDGISQGVISITCFLDANHRLVIVIQDNGKGITSARLEEIEASLATIDKTEQEEIGLRNVLARLRLQISGEAQLLLQGDAGKGVVVTLIIPLAEDIGEL
- a CDS encoding response regulator, which codes for MMKVLIVDDEKHVREAIRYFVPWEKYGISDICEATNGQEAIDMIMEQQPAIVFTDMRMPLVDGAQLLEWLHQHSPNTKTIVISGYQDFNYVKPAIVYGGTDYLLKPLNSKQLIAAAEHAFKLWQEEEREREQAFRQNMQLNVLRPLYWDKVLSDLLSCNASFQELQPALSDELGMCRDAESCSIAVISLQAANCRLLQRFHGDLQLTSFVLANVCNEVLSPQRNGFAFRYWQTGVDIVILFWDDASEAHKWLLRINEAIRLAYGVEVDMGLSLVNSFPQQLHTAFMQAQQGLSERNLLHRAERIHLYKDEPREGGSVEDHAFQAYIDKLKIAVLSGETDRMNLTVEDWTEQLAGMSMLTESNFLRMQEEIRGVLLRLQHEDNTQFELCYDEEGLFSVEGWRDQLKALLLRLSKENKLSETSDSRLVLEIRDYLDQNYQQDMTLQHIAERFFISRENVSRKFKQITGENLSDYLTNLRIAKAKSLLQNTNLRLSKISELVGYEDEKYFSRVFKKATGQTPREYRKQ
- a CDS encoding response regulator, giving the protein MARILITDDAAFMRMMVRSALESKGHEIVGEAANGEEAIKAYKQCKPDVVTMDITMPDMDGVTAVRSIIEFDPKAKIIMCSAMGQTVMVMDALKAGAKDFVVKPFQPDRLQQAIDKQL
- a CDS encoding chemotaxis protein CheX, with the translated sequence MINVQDTQVKAVLTGLEKVLTGYLGLTVSVGTPSTQQPFVNTDNVSVMVGMTGDIRGEIILSLDYDVLKNIVSTMCGFKVETIDEMGWSAFAEFGNWVGAACCSAFNDLQLNTNITPPVIHEGKGSLRTSSKFISVPVYANDQIIVAHLSLGE
- a CDS encoding ATP-binding protein, with protein sequence MNHLKMLRLYVGLSLIAIFVMGFLATWLNPKDPNLDVTEIVFLSIGALFLMATFFSEKIKQNSELLLFGYLWIISAGAFVSLMQQHYNSMLLIGVLMMYFIISQILPSLNHLKIYMVAIELELILFLFISADFKEAVFALVIFILASTIIYLSTGKRLQMITKYQETENALRVMVQEKNLYERAVRDVGTGVVIADALVSGFPIIYVNDAFTSITGYTSEEVVGRSCKFLQGKDTKEEHREQIRDALNYHSKVKLEILNYRKNHEPFWNELVITPLKDETGITTHFIGLQTDVTKRQQLMQSEQQSRVMLERVLRDLKDAVIVMRPDQLQLQPVMMNAAAQAIFKSLDSSILPQLDAYKELIYSLMSGDKAIEQEIQLQVDEGIHYYRVVISRLDELVMLTFNDITIHKESEHQLVMNKIDLEQRNQAKDQFMKMLSQEFRTPLNAMRDIAREQEHDMFTSEEKLKLKYSSEHLLSLIDRFLDYSAMENGELHIAALPFNLHELVLEVSDNYRSDIENKLLDFRVKVEQLPNILVLGDSQRIMQIVETLLDNAVKFTQQGYIEIVAAVRPHRELGKLWFMLTIKDTGVGISEEMADDIFQPFFQLDAASPREYEGMGFGLALSRKLSETLGGTISYQSRLGEGTTFVMKLPVTPASPEDSKLRLDRKLSILLAEDNIDNQNLFLAFVKKMNCSVDVAVNGFEVVKAFTEGSYDMVFMDIQMPLMDGYEATRLIRAWELSEGFEPTAIIALTAHAFEEHRRASYEAGCTDFLEKPIFMDQLFQMIRRYGLGSARETGGERDVWTTDRDLD
- a CDS encoding Hpt domain-containing protein yields the protein MSGQPIEIWIDEDIADLIPGYLERREEDLATITTAFQQGDFEKIQNIGHSLKGSGGGYGLQMISVIGRHLEESAALEDIDCIQLCRYQLQHYLNNLVIFIKPCAR
- a CDS encoding ATP-binding protein, which translates into the protein MKNEVLNELQIVAGQEAGMIGNQTHRISILTDVFRDSVSDALHSGQAISAEDRERLKQNANGAYYSTANSSTGGAAVFYSGVTKVGVEEKNKVGRLLSLQPVMKSMVTREPLATAIYFNTFDSLNIIYPYMDVINQYAPKQNIPSFNFYYEADAKHNPERNAVWTDAYLDPAGNGWLASSIAPVYNNNVLEGVVGIDVTVENLRKDVLELDIPWNGLGILVGKNGKVLAMPEQIEKLFGIKELTSHNYRNPVLEDTFKPDEFNLFAHKDLKSIAAKLASNKNGLSEIEIGGKMQILAWSTVDTTNWKFVVLSEEDTIFAETNRLELKLDQIGMYLIFGLVFFYTIYFAILYWRARVMSRKMSKPLHIINNIAIGIGNGRYEQLIPDIEVYEMKETATILAAVGRKLGNSNKNLLEVRNELEDREADMQAMIHSLDDIIMEIDEKGLIEKVWTVGKIFKIETARSMEGTHITNLFDEETAKSYLDTLHKVLRTGETLGLEFSVQTSIGLRWMQVNITPIHKKNEISRKVCMIARDITDRRQYEHSLRRSKEIAEKASKAKSEFLSNMSHELRTPMNAILGFSQLLEYDTAEPLSLSQKESVREIIKAGKHLLQLISEILDLSRVESGRSSVYMENVRLGDILEECFSWVQPICDLSGIQLHNDSRAMYEESISCDRVRMKQVLLNLLSNAIKYNKPNGSVIIRAMLVEGNQVAIIIEDTGIGIRSEDLVQIFEPFQRIYQGKQVEGTGIGLTVSSKLLEMMGGKIQVTSIFGEGSLFKILIPLSSLA